In the Necator americanus strain Aroian chromosome X, whole genome shotgun sequence genome, aacaacaacaacaacaacaacaacaacaacaacaacaacaacaacaacaacaacaacaacaacaacaacacaacaacaacaacaacaacaacaacaacaacaacaacaacaacaacaacaacaacaacaacaacaacaacaacaacaacaacaacaacaacaacaacaacaacaacaacaacaacaacaacaacaacaacaacaacaacaacaacaacaacaacaacaacaacaacaacaacaaacaacaacaacaacaacaacaacaacaacaacaacaacaacaacaacaacacaacaacaacaacaacaacaacaacaacaacaacaacaacaacaacaacaacaacaacaaaacaacaacaacaacaacaacaacaacaacaacaacacaacaacaacaacaacaacaacaacaacaacaacaacaacaacaacaacaacaacaacaacaacaacaacaacaacaacaacaacaacaacaacaacaacaacaacaacaacaacaacaacaacaacaacaacaacaacaacaacaacaacaacaacaacaacaacaacaacaacaacaacaacaacaacaacaacaacaacaacaacaacaacaacgacaacgacaacaacgacaacaacgacaacaacaacaacaacaacaacaacaacaacgacaacgacaacaacaacaacaacaaccgaAGATCATAAACAACGTACACTCATTTATGCGCTTCTGCGCTTTTCGTCGACTTGTGGCTCGCAGAGGAAAGTCTCACCTACTCACATATGATAATGCACTAAACTGTATATTTTGAAGCTAAATCTTGAGCGATTCTCTAACCGAAACTTCGACCAGTGAGGAACTAGTGCATAACAACAAACTTAACAATTAGATGGTTGAATGGAAGCATAATATTCCTTATTCGCTTCGGAAAGGCGGTTTTGTACGAGCGTCATATAAAATCAGTCAAACAAGCTCTATTCAAAGTTATTGAAAGACTCATTTTAGCAGTGGAGCAGTTGCACACGTTCCTCGAAGAAATCGATAAAGTGaaagataaagttcctggcgttaatcaatccgcttgggatgcgcccccacgttcacttcaattcagaatcgtttgaggtttacgaacgtgtatctggcctatacaatgacttgtggtggctagccgatatgtcaagtcggtgcttttgtcctcccagacaagtctggtaccaatttatcgaccccggagggatgaaaggcttggtgagcactggggcggatttgaacttccgatcgatcatgcaggaagcggaacctctaaccgctacaccacatccGCCCTTGAAGAAGTCGAAGGGTGGCTTAATTGTAGGGCAGTCGCTTACCAGGAAGACAGTATCAACCATGATCTACTACCTATTCGTCCAATAGAATTCGTGCAACGCGATATGGAAGTGACTCttccgttcgatttcaccGATGAAGATAACGCAGATCTCATCTTCCTACCTCCTTTGTAATTACAGTACGAGACCCGACAACAAGTCGAGGAAGCATTGAATCTTATTACACTCTCTTAAAACGTTTTTGAGAGAATTAGAAAAACCAGTATTTAACCGCTCTTTGCGAGCAGCATCTACGAATTATTAACTATCTACGAACCATCTACGAAaccaaaaaatgctaaaaaagtTCGGAAAATCCGAAATAGTAATTATAACTGACGCTctgcagaaaagaaatcactGGAAATTAGCGCGCATCTCTAAGCTAGTACCAAGCGTCCACGGAACAGTCAGAAAAGCAAAAGTGTACTGTAATCAAAGAACACTTCGGCGCCCTACCGACCAATTCATTCCCCTAGAAATCCcaggaaataaaaaggagtCACAACACAGTACAACTTTAGAAGTTCGAGAATAGCGATCAATCCACCTTCTTATAGTTGATATAATCTACGCCCAAGAAAGATGAAACCTCGCTATGCGGAAGAACATCATCAGGACAACTAATATATACGGGGTTACCACAAAAAGATCCTTGATAACATGACCAACAGCACTTTATCTAAAGATGGCCCTCACTTTGACTCACCTCGTTTGTCAAGAGAAAATACCTgttaaagagaaaacaaaaacaactcagAATCATCCCAACCCGAATGATCCCATAGAATGCAAAGAGCAAGGGTTATGCCTTCATGTTCCACAAAGAGAAGAATATGAATTGTGCGTCAACAATTATTGCGTAAGGGAGAAGTCACTTCCACTACATTAGCTCTTGCGCTTACCactcaccttgatcaccttgactcccgttgatcttcgaactggtcgagcggacACCAggaattcttccatttttcccgatcgcgtgccagaatagcccagtggttcctcctttcgcgtgggacacgaagagcatcataattttctttgaaggacttcgtgaagaaatctgaccatcgggtcggcggtcttcctgtagtgcgcttaatatcgcggggaacccagtcgttcacggctctggtccagcggttgtcgttaaagcgcatcacgtgtccggcccaccttattttactttccttggcaaatgcagcggcgtctctaatcttcgatcgccgacgtaggagagaacttcgagtctcgtccctcacttgcgtgaaacgggatactcccaGCATCaatctctcaattgcgcgttcaatgacgctcaccgcgttttcttcctgcttgcgaaatgcccaggtttccgaagcataggtcaaagcaggaagtacggcgttgttgaagaggtgagcatggAGCCGGGTGTtgctggtcttcttcactacattctcgatgctcttacacgctccccaagccgctcgtctcctcctgcccagctcgggggtcaggtcgtttaTCAtattcaattcccgacccagataaatgtagctggtgcattccgatatgttcgttctgttgagcgtgaatgaagCATCCGGGACCCATCCGTTACGCATAAACATCGTTTTTTGCAGATTCCCTTGAAGaacgatgcatccacatgtttcgtcgaattcggtcggCATTCGTTctgcttggctgatgctaggtgttatcagtacgatgtcatcagcaaagcgcaaatggtgtagctgcccaCCACCAACCTTCACTTCCATGTCGTCTCATTCGAACTTTCGCAttgagggtggctgtgaatattttggatgaGATTGTACCACCCTGTCGAACCCCTcccttcacgtcaatgatgagattattgtagaatggcgaaattctggtCATGAAGTTGCTGtgcaactctcgaagtacctttatgtactgagtagggccttgattgtccaaggcttccatggCCGCTTTCGTCCCAGCTGAATCggaggccttcttcaagtcgatgaaggtgagacagagcggcgtCTTGTACTCtggtgatacctcgatgagtttcgaaacaatgtgaatgtggtcaatcgtgctgaatccttctcgaaaccctgcttgttCGCAtgactgtccttcatccaagacatTTTCTATCCTATTGAGGATcattcttgtaaagagcttgtagatgacggacagtaagcagattgagcgatagttgccgatgtcatgtggatttctctttttatacaacaacacggtcttgctgttctttcactgtttaggaaccttgcattcccacaggtaacgtgtaaagagcctcgccagggtgttgatgagtactggcggaaggttcttcaggtgttctggtcttattctgtcgggaccgggtgccgtaggatttcttaccgacatgatagggtgccgtatttcggacgggaggacctctggaatgacatgtctgGAATGACtcccctcagatggtgaggaggcaaaaTAACATGGGCATCGAAGAAATCAGAGTAGcgtagcggatgctttttcccgcctctgcagcttcagccagcacttctgctcttctctccctCTAAGGTCTTTCTTTATGGCCTCTTTGCAAAGCCcagcgagctcggacgtgagttcctggttccctgcggctcgtgctgctccacgcttgcgtatcagctcaagagattgaagagacaggcgtctcttggtagTATtgaaactctcagccttcttcgtgcagtcgtgaaggtgttcaacgagcccgtcatattcctcgtcgatgttgtccattgccgaatctttccaaaagccggctagcgtagcaaAGAGATCCCACTTAATGATtgtt is a window encoding:
- a CDS encoding hypothetical protein (NECATOR_CHRX.G24421.T1) codes for the protein MPTEFDETCGCIVLQGNLQKTMFMRNGWVPDASFTLNRTNISECTSYIYLGRELNMINDLTPELGRRRRAAWGACKSIENVVKKTSNTRLHAHLFNNAVLPALTYASETWAFRKQEENAVSVIERAIERLMLGVSRFTQVRDETRSSLLRRRSKIRDAAAFAKESKIRWAGHVMRFNDNRWTRAVNDWVPRDIKRTTGRPPTRWSDFFTKSFKENYDALRVPRERRNHWAILARDREKWKNSWCPLDQFEDQRESR
- a CDS encoding hypothetical protein (NECATOR_CHRX.G24422.T1), with protein sequence MILNRIENVLDEGQSCEQAGFREGFSTIDHIHIVSKLIEVSPEYKTPLCLTFIDLKKASDSAGTKAAMEALDNQGPTQYIKVLRELHSNFMTRISPFYNNLIIDVKGGVRQGGTISSKIFTATLNAKVRMRRHGSEGWWWAATPFALC
- a CDS encoding hypothetical protein (NECATOR_CHRX.G24423.T1) translates to MTTKTIYGNSQFQKTSSLRWTWESLGGGYRNEIDHIIVSKRFCLTDVAVVPKFNTESDRRLRGGFFFTRREEKAAKFRERNPRTIIKWDLFATLAGFWKDSAMDNIDEEYDGLVEHLHDCTKKAESFNTTKRRLSLQSLELIRKRGAARAAGNQELTSELAGLCKEAIKKDLRGREEQKCWLKLQRREKASATLL